In Sodalis ligni, a single genomic region encodes these proteins:
- a CDS encoding type III secretion system chaperone: MHLFGLATHHCWFGYDAGGQRVLLFYPLDLESSTSENAMDRIETFVDQVQYWQENLPNIASALKPPQETRMAAERFKRKW, from the coding sequence ATCCATCTTTTTGGCCTTGCAACACATCATTGCTGGTTCGGCTATGACGCGGGGGGACAACGGGTTTTATTATTCTACCCACTGGATCTTGAGTCGAGCACTTCGGAAAACGCCATGGACCGTATTGAAACATTTGTAGACCAAGTACAGTATTGGCAAGAAAATCTTCCCAATATCGCCAGCGCATTAAAACCTCCTCAGGAAACGCGGATGGCGGCGGAACGTTTTAAAAGGAAATGGTAG
- a CDS encoding SDR family oxidoreductase translates to MNQVIVITGASSGFGALTARALADAGHTVYAGMRETTGRNAPQVADVKRYAAENKVDLRAVELDVASDDSVEAGITRIIDDCGRLDVVIHNAGHMSFGPAEAFTPEQYAQLFDINVLSTQRVNRAALPQLRKQGRGLVVWISSSSARGGTPPYLAPYFAAKAAMDSLAVSYASELSRWGIETTIIVPGAFTKGTNHFAHSGSPADRARAEEYHQGPYAGLAEQSLKGLSALEPADADVAEVAKAIVSVVDMPFGTRPFRSHIDPSQDGCEVVNGVADRVRTELFRRIGLEDLLTPHISE, encoded by the coding sequence ATGAACCAAGTCATCGTTATTACCGGCGCTTCCAGCGGTTTCGGCGCCCTCACCGCACGCGCCCTGGCGGACGCCGGACATACCGTTTACGCCGGTATGCGTGAAACAACCGGGCGTAACGCCCCGCAGGTAGCTGATGTTAAACGTTACGCTGCCGAGAATAAGGTGGATTTGCGGGCGGTGGAACTGGATGTCGCTTCCGACGATTCGGTTGAGGCCGGCATAACCCGCATCATCGATGACTGCGGACGGTTGGATGTGGTTATCCATAATGCCGGTCATATGTCCTTCGGCCCGGCGGAAGCGTTTACCCCGGAACAGTATGCCCAGTTGTTTGATATCAATGTACTCAGCACTCAGCGGGTTAACCGCGCCGCTCTGCCGCAACTGCGCAAACAGGGACGAGGCCTGGTGGTCTGGATCTCCTCCAGCAGCGCCCGCGGCGGCACGCCCCCCTATCTTGCGCCGTACTTTGCCGCCAAGGCGGCCATGGATTCACTGGCCGTTTCCTACGCTTCAGAGTTGAGCCGCTGGGGCATTGAAACCACTATCATCGTACCGGGGGCCTTCACCAAGGGTACGAATCATTTCGCTCACTCAGGATCGCCGGCCGACCGGGCCCGCGCCGAGGAGTATCACCAGGGGCCCTATGCCGGATTGGCGGAACAAAGCCTGAAGGGGCTTTCAGCCCTGGAACCGGCCGATGCCGATGTTGCCGAGGTGGCGAAAGCCATTGTCAGCGTGGTGGATATGCCGTTTGGCACGAGACCTTTCCGCAGCCATATCGACCCTTCACAGGATGGTTGTGAAGTGGTCAACGGCGTGGCGGACCGGGTACGCACCGAACTGTTCCGGCGTATCGGACTGGAAGACCTGCTTACACCGCACATAAGTGAATAA
- a CDS encoding SDR family oxidoreductase, with amino-acid sequence MNQSTQRVAIITGASRGIGAAVAQRLARDGHVVIINYARQQGEADALVSRIEQAGGRALSAQGDVSDPATFTKLFDRADEAFGGVDVLVNNAGIMNLSSLADSSDDLFDRQMAINLKGTFNGMREAARRLRNGGSIVNFSTSVVGLRLETYGVYAATKAAVETLTAILAKELRGRSINVNAVAPGPTGTDLFLQGKPQEVIDRMAKMAPLERLGTPEDIAAVVAFLAGPDGSWINGQVLRANGGLI; translated from the coding sequence ATGAATCAATCAACGCAACGGGTAGCCATTATCACCGGCGCATCAAGAGGCATCGGCGCCGCGGTCGCGCAACGGCTGGCCCGCGACGGTCACGTCGTCATCATCAATTACGCCCGTCAGCAAGGGGAAGCGGATGCGCTGGTTAGCCGTATTGAACAGGCCGGCGGCCGCGCCCTGAGCGCTCAAGGGGACGTCAGCGACCCGGCAACCTTTACCAAGCTGTTTGACCGGGCGGACGAGGCTTTTGGCGGCGTGGATGTGCTGGTGAACAATGCCGGCATCATGAATCTGAGCAGCCTGGCCGACAGCAGCGACGACCTCTTCGACCGCCAGATGGCCATTAATCTCAAGGGCACTTTTAACGGCATGCGTGAAGCGGCCCGGCGTCTGCGCAACGGCGGCAGCATTGTCAACTTCTCCACCAGCGTGGTGGGTCTGCGGCTGGAAACCTACGGCGTTTATGCCGCCACCAAAGCGGCGGTGGAAACCCTGACCGCCATCCTGGCCAAAGAGCTGCGCGGCCGCTCAATCAATGTTAACGCCGTGGCGCCCGGACCCACCGGTACCGACCTGTTTTTGCAAGGCAAGCCCCAGGAAGTGATCGATCGCATGGCCAAAATGGCGCCGCTGGAAAGATTGGGTACGCCGGAAGATATCGCCGCCGTGGTGGCCTTCCTGGCCGGGCCCGACGGCAGTTGGATCAACGGCCAGGTATTACGTGCCAATGGCGGTTTGATTTAA
- a CDS encoding LysR family transcriptional regulator: MDRYDAMKIFTRVVEQRSFTLAAQDLGVPRSTATDAVKLLEARLKVRLLHRTTRHVNPTLDGEAYYQRCLMILAAVEDAETAFAGAKPKGLLRVDVHGTLSRHFLLPGLPAFLQQYPDIEFFMSEGDRLVDLVREGIDCVLRVGKLKDSDMVARRLGELAEITCAAPEYVKRYGLPASPTDLEGHHMVGFRSSATGALMPLEFSAEGVSRPYLLPAAVSVTGAESMVTAARLGLGIIQVPRYHVSDDLARGTLVPLLTDFTSSSIPVSVLYPRNRQLSPRVRVFIDWIGQEFARRNS, translated from the coding sequence TTGGATAGATATGATGCGATGAAAATCTTTACGCGGGTGGTGGAACAGCGCAGTTTTACCCTGGCGGCGCAGGATCTGGGGGTTCCCCGCTCCACCGCCACCGATGCGGTAAAACTGCTGGAAGCCCGGCTTAAGGTGCGTTTGCTGCACCGCACCACGCGCCACGTCAACCCGACTCTAGATGGTGAAGCCTATTATCAGCGCTGCCTGATGATCCTGGCGGCGGTGGAGGATGCGGAGACCGCCTTTGCCGGCGCCAAGCCCAAGGGCTTGTTGCGGGTAGACGTACACGGCACACTGTCCCGTCATTTTTTATTGCCGGGGCTGCCGGCTTTTTTGCAGCAGTATCCGGATATCGAATTTTTCATGAGCGAAGGGGACCGGCTGGTGGATTTGGTGCGTGAAGGGATAGACTGCGTACTGCGGGTGGGTAAGCTCAAAGACAGCGACATGGTGGCGCGACGGTTGGGAGAATTGGCGGAAATCACCTGCGCCGCGCCGGAATATGTAAAACGCTATGGCCTTCCGGCCTCGCCGACGGATTTGGAGGGGCATCACATGGTGGGTTTCCGCTCTTCGGCCACCGGCGCGCTGATGCCGCTGGAGTTCAGCGCCGAAGGCGTATCCCGGCCCTACCTGCTGCCCGCCGCGGTATCCGTCACCGGCGCGGAGAGCATGGTCACGGCGGCACGGCTGGGATTGGGCATTATCCAGGTCCCCCGCTACCATGTCAGCGACGATTTGGCCCGCGGTACTCTGGTGCCTTTACTGACGGACTTTACTTCATCATCCATACCGGTGTCGGTGCTTTACCCCCGCAACCGCCAGCTCTCCCCCCGGGTGCGGGTGTTTATCGACTGGATAGGACAAGAATTCGCCAGACGCAATAGCTGA
- a CDS encoding glycoside hydrolase family 127 protein, producing the protein MKKTSEIDLHHIQLTDPFWLGYQRLVRDVVLPYQWEALNDRVADAEPSHAIENFRIAAGRSQGEFYGMVFQDSDVAKWLEAVAWMLCRQPDAQLERTADETIELIAAAQQPDGYLNTYFTVKAPEQRWTNLAECHELYCAGHMIEAGVAYYRATGKTRLLNVVCCLADHINRVFGPGPQQLHGYPGHPEIELALMELYDATANTRYLALARYFIEQRGTEPHFYDLEYERRGRTSYWQNYGTAWMVKDKAYSQAHKPIALQETAVGHAVRFVYLLAGVAHLARIGGDEEKRLACRRLWDNMTRRQMYITGAIGAQSHGEAFTSDYDLPNDTAYTESCASIGLMMFARRMLQMEADGQYADVMERALYNTVLAGMALDGKHFFYVNPLEVHPAAIKCNHIYDHVKPERQQWFGCACCPPNIARLLGSLGNYIYTQTEDTLFVNLYIGSEVTVPAGGGSLTLRQTGNYPWDDTVDLTVTSRSSAQYSLALRLPGWCPAPVAVLNGEPVEIRSRQGYAYFTRTWSEGDSIRLTLPMPVRRVRSNPLVRQNLGKVALQRGPLVYCLEQVDNGANLHQLRLAAGSDFSLVPGEGVLAGKTVIQATGDSVQDTDAGQQPLYRYDGEPPRRRSRQLLFIPYFCWANRGEGEMRIWIEED; encoded by the coding sequence ATGAAAAAAACATCCGAAATCGACCTGCATCACATCCAACTGACGGACCCCTTTTGGCTGGGTTATCAGCGACTGGTCAGGGATGTGGTGTTGCCGTACCAGTGGGAAGCGTTGAACGATCGCGTCGCCGACGCGGAGCCCAGCCATGCGATTGAAAATTTTCGCATTGCGGCCGGACGCAGTCAGGGAGAGTTTTACGGTATGGTATTCCAGGACAGCGACGTGGCGAAATGGCTGGAGGCGGTGGCCTGGATGCTCTGCCGTCAGCCGGATGCCCAACTGGAACGCACCGCTGATGAAACCATTGAGCTGATAGCCGCCGCGCAGCAGCCCGACGGCTATCTGAACACCTACTTCACCGTTAAAGCGCCGGAACAGCGCTGGACCAACCTGGCGGAATGCCACGAGCTCTATTGCGCCGGACATATGATTGAGGCCGGCGTCGCTTATTATCGCGCCACCGGTAAGACTCGTTTGCTGAATGTGGTCTGCTGTCTGGCCGATCATATCAATCGTGTGTTCGGCCCCGGGCCGCAACAGCTGCACGGCTATCCTGGCCATCCGGAAATCGAGTTGGCGCTGATGGAATTGTATGACGCCACCGCCAATACCCGTTATCTCGCCCTGGCGCGTTATTTTATCGAACAGCGCGGTACCGAGCCCCATTTCTACGATCTGGAATATGAACGTCGCGGCCGCACATCCTACTGGCAAAATTACGGCACCGCCTGGATGGTGAAGGACAAGGCCTATAGCCAGGCGCATAAACCCATTGCGCTGCAGGAGACGGCGGTGGGCCATGCGGTAAGGTTTGTCTATCTCCTGGCCGGCGTCGCCCATCTGGCACGCATCGGCGGGGATGAAGAGAAGCGCCTTGCCTGCCGTCGTTTATGGGACAATATGACCCGGCGCCAGATGTACATAACCGGCGCTATCGGCGCTCAAAGCCACGGTGAGGCTTTTACCTCTGATTATGATCTGCCCAACGATACCGCCTACACCGAAAGCTGCGCCTCCATCGGCCTGATGATGTTCGCCCGGCGCATGCTGCAAATGGAGGCCGACGGCCAGTATGCGGATGTGATGGAGCGGGCGCTGTATAACACCGTGCTGGCGGGAATGGCCCTTGACGGCAAGCATTTTTTTTATGTCAACCCGCTGGAGGTCCATCCGGCCGCCATTAAGTGCAACCATATTTACGATCATGTGAAACCGGAACGCCAGCAGTGGTTCGGCTGTGCCTGCTGCCCGCCCAATATTGCCCGGCTACTGGGTTCGCTGGGCAATTATATTTACACCCAAACCGAGGATACCCTGTTCGTTAATCTCTACATCGGCAGCGAAGTGACGGTGCCGGCGGGGGGCGGCTCTCTGACGCTGCGGCAAACCGGTAATTATCCCTGGGACGACACCGTGGATTTGACAGTGACCAGCCGATCCTCGGCGCAGTACAGCCTGGCGCTGCGTTTACCGGGCTGGTGTCCGGCGCCTGTGGCGGTCTTGAACGGCGAGCCGGTTGAGATTCGCTCCCGCCAGGGATATGCCTATTTCACCCGGACCTGGTCGGAAGGAGACAGTATCCGGCTGACGTTGCCCATGCCGGTGCGCCGGGTCAGAAGCAATCCCCTGGTGCGCCAGAACCTGGGCAAAGTCGCCTTGCAACGAGGACCGTTGGTATACTGCCTTGAACAAGTCGATAACGGCGCCAATTTACATCAGCTGCGTTTGGCCGCCGGCAGCGATTTTTCCCTGGTGCCCGGCGAGGGTGTATTGGCGGGGAAAACAGTGATACAGGCCACGGGGGATAGCGTGCAAGATACCGATGCCGGACAACAGCCGCTCTATCGCTATGACGGCGAGCCTCCCCGGAGACGGTCGCGGCAACTGCTGTTTATCCCCTATTTCTGTTGGGCCAACCGCGGCGAAGGCGAAATGCGGATATGGATTGAGGAGGACTGA
- a CDS encoding helix-turn-helix domain-containing protein codes for MLDISVNYPIRIENGGLFISRGLGHHPTRILESYELIFVEQGILAISEDQHDFHVKAGESLLLWPGRKHEGIGNFPPDLKFYWLHFGIIAARPAIQYVLKLPIPQYSKIRDPHRFITLFRLFLSEQENRSPPSSLELVLLLLLQQVADGWTESTEPAEPGMALAWKAQQLIGTQFHLPLTASGLAAQLFCNADYLGRVFKMTFRMTLTEAIHRRRIGNAEKMLVADCGAIADIAKRCGFPDVAYFRRLFRRLTGLTPLEYKKRYCKEHVNSDII; via the coding sequence ATGCTAGATATATCAGTTAATTACCCCATCAGGATTGAAAATGGCGGACTGTTTATTTCCCGTGGATTGGGCCATCATCCCACCCGTATCCTGGAATCCTACGAACTGATTTTTGTTGAGCAGGGGATATTAGCGATTTCGGAAGACCAGCATGATTTTCATGTCAAGGCCGGGGAATCACTTTTATTATGGCCGGGGAGAAAACACGAGGGAATCGGCAATTTCCCGCCGGATTTAAAATTTTACTGGCTGCATTTCGGTATTATTGCCGCTCGTCCCGCAATTCAGTACGTATTGAAATTACCCATACCGCAATACAGTAAAATACGCGATCCTCACCGGTTTATTACGCTGTTCAGACTGTTCCTCAGCGAACAGGAAAATCGCTCACCCCCCTCCTCTCTGGAGCTGGTTCTGCTGTTGCTGCTACAGCAAGTGGCGGACGGCTGGACCGAAAGCACTGAACCGGCGGAACCGGGAATGGCATTGGCCTGGAAGGCGCAGCAGCTGATCGGCACCCAGTTTCATTTACCTCTCACCGCCTCTGGTTTGGCGGCACAGTTATTTTGCAATGCCGATTATCTTGGGCGTGTATTTAAAATGACCTTCCGCATGACCCTCACCGAGGCAATTCACCGGCGGCGCATCGGCAACGCTGAAAAAATGCTGGTGGCCGACTGCGGCGCCATTGCCGATATCGCGAAACGCTGCGGCTTTCCGGATGTCGCCTACTTCCGGCGTCTCTTCCGCCGGCTGACTGGTTTAACCCCGCTGGAATACAAAAAACGCTACTGCAAGGAACATGTCAATTCGGACATAATTTGA
- a CDS encoding succinylglutamate desuccinylase yields MTDADFLELTLVGHPPAERWGETPWLTWEWLEEGVLELLPRRPAATSLVLSAGIHGNETAPVELINLLLAELMTGRMLLAPRLLVILGNPQALRAGKRYIDYDLNRLFGGGGASDKAWDEANVAGRDPAEKNDHGLLRHADAQPGHADADPALPMGAPLPQSNETLRCRLLQRHLGRFFLPEDRCRWHLDMHTAIRGSRHVRFGLLPYQPGGHDPALLHWLNAAQLDALVRHRAAGTTFTHYSSEQFSAASVTLELGKALPFGANDLAQFNGVRAALWALISGEALPERLGPPVKCYRVSQQITRTRADFTLLIPADALNFTSFDRGELLARETGNEYRVREEKEWVLFPNPDVAIGLRAGLMLVEDWDI; encoded by the coding sequence TTGACTGATGCTGACTTTCTTGAGTTGACATTGGTCGGCCACCCGCCGGCTGAACGCTGGGGAGAAACGCCGTGGCTGACCTGGGAGTGGCTGGAGGAGGGGGTGCTAGAGCTATTGCCCCGCCGGCCGGCGGCGACGTCCCTGGTGCTGTCCGCCGGTATACATGGCAATGAAACCGCGCCGGTGGAGCTCATCAATCTTCTGCTGGCGGAGCTTATGACCGGACGGATGCTGTTGGCGCCGCGTCTGCTGGTGATATTAGGCAACCCGCAGGCGCTGCGGGCTGGAAAACGTTATATTGATTACGATTTGAACCGGCTGTTCGGCGGCGGCGGCGCCAGCGACAAAGCCTGGGATGAAGCTAATGTCGCCGGCAGGGACCCCGCGGAAAAGAATGACCATGGCCTTTTGCGGCATGCCGATGCGCAACCAGGTCATGCGGATGCCGACCCGGCGCTCCCCATGGGCGCGCCCCTGCCGCAGAGCAACGAAACCTTACGCTGCCGGCTTTTGCAACGGCATCTCGGCCGGTTCTTCCTGCCGGAGGATCGCTGCCGCTGGCACCTGGATATGCATACGGCGATTCGGGGATCCCGCCACGTGCGTTTCGGTCTGCTGCCCTATCAGCCCGGCGGCCATGACCCGGCGCTGCTCCATTGGCTCAACGCCGCGCAGTTGGATGCCCTGGTCAGGCATCGCGCCGCCGGTACCACCTTTACCCATTACAGCAGCGAACAATTTTCCGCTGCCAGCGTCACGCTGGAACTTGGCAAGGCGCTGCCGTTCGGCGCAAATGACCTCGCCCAATTCAACGGCGTCCGCGCCGCCCTGTGGGCGCTTATCAGCGGCGAGGCGTTGCCGGAACGTCTCGGGCCGCCGGTCAAGTGCTATCGCGTGAGCCAGCAGATTACCCGTACCCGGGCCGATTTCACTCTGCTTATCCCCGCCGACGCGCTGAATTTCACCTCTTTTGACCGAGGCGAACTGCTGGCCAGGGAGACGGGTAATGAATATCGGGTCCGGGAGGAAAAGGAGTGGGTACTCTTTCCCAACCCTGACGTGGCGATAGGTTTACGGGCCGGGCTGATGCTGGTGGAGGATTGGGACATTTAA
- the astD gene encoding succinylglutamate-semialdehyde dehydrogenase produces MSHFINGNWLCGHGMIFTKECPVSGKHLWIGQEADGSDVQSACRAARAAFPAWARLPLTERIRFLERFAALLAQQKDELATIISQETSKPLWEGRTEVQSMINKVAISVQAYQVRTGVSDTPLADGRATLRHRPHGVMAVFGPYNFPGHLPNGHIVPALLAGNTLVFKPSEYTPMTAEFQVRLWQQAELPPGVINLVQGGPDTGAELGMSAEIDGALFTGSAATGYRFHKYMGGRPEKMLALEMGGNNALIVEDVEDMDAAVNVIIQSAFISAGQRCTCARRLLVRRGAMGDALLRRMVEVSGTLRIGPWDSTPPPFMGGLITTTAATNLLFTQQRLQALGGKPLLLMTHLLPDSSLLSPGIIDVGGMADIPDEEYFGPLLTVRRYDRFDEAVAMANHTRFGLSMGLISPHRSQFEQLLLEARAGIVNWNKPLAGAASNAPFGGIGASGNHRPGAYYAADYCAWPMASLESELLTLPETLTPGLSFDTPSD; encoded by the coding sequence ATGTCTCATTTTATCAACGGTAACTGGCTGTGTGGTCACGGCATGATATTTACTAAAGAATGCCCGGTTTCCGGCAAGCATTTATGGATAGGTCAGGAAGCGGATGGGTCAGATGTGCAGTCCGCCTGCCGAGCCGCCCGTGCCGCGTTTCCCGCATGGGCCAGGCTGCCGCTGACGGAGAGAATCCGTTTTCTTGAGCGTTTTGCCGCGCTGCTGGCACAGCAGAAAGATGAACTGGCCACCATTATTTCCCAGGAAACCAGCAAGCCTCTTTGGGAGGGCCGGACAGAAGTGCAGTCCATGATCAACAAGGTGGCTATTTCAGTACAAGCCTACCAGGTCCGCACCGGTGTAAGCGATACGCCTCTGGCTGACGGCCGGGCCACGCTGCGTCACCGTCCCCATGGCGTCATGGCGGTGTTCGGTCCCTATAATTTCCCGGGACATCTTCCCAACGGCCATATCGTCCCCGCGCTGCTGGCGGGTAATACCCTGGTGTTCAAGCCCAGCGAATATACGCCCATGACCGCCGAGTTCCAGGTGCGGTTATGGCAGCAAGCGGAGCTGCCGCCGGGAGTGATCAACCTGGTGCAAGGGGGGCCGGATACCGGCGCGGAACTGGGCATGAGCGCTGAAATCGACGGGGCGCTGTTTACCGGCAGCGCCGCTACCGGTTATCGGTTTCACAAATATATGGGCGGGCGGCCGGAAAAAATGCTCGCGCTGGAGATGGGCGGCAACAATGCGCTGATTGTGGAAGACGTGGAGGATATGGACGCGGCGGTGAATGTGATTATACAGTCCGCGTTTATTTCCGCCGGCCAGCGCTGTACCTGCGCCCGTCGTCTGCTGGTGAGGCGCGGGGCCATGGGGGATGCGCTGTTGCGCCGTATGGTGGAGGTGAGCGGGACATTGCGTATCGGTCCTTGGGACAGCACGCCGCCGCCCTTCATGGGGGGCCTGATAACGACCACGGCGGCCACCAACCTGCTGTTCACGCAACAACGGCTGCAGGCGCTCGGGGGCAAGCCGCTGCTGTTAATGACGCACCTGCTGCCCGACAGCAGCCTGCTGTCGCCGGGTATTATCGATGTCGGCGGGATGGCGGATATCCCCGACGAAGAGTATTTCGGTCCGCTGTTGACGGTGAGGCGTTATGACCGGTTTGATGAGGCCGTTGCCATGGCGAACCATACGCGGTTCGGCCTGTCCATGGGACTGATTTCCCCCCATCGCAGCCAGTTCGAACAGTTGCTGCTGGAGGCCCGCGCCGGCATCGTCAACTGGAACAAGCCTCTTGCCGGCGCCGCCAGCAATGCGCCCTTCGGCGGCATCGGCGCGTCAGGCAATCATCGTCCCGGCGCCTATTATGCGGCGGATTACTGCGCCTGGCCCATGGCCTCGCTGGAGAGCGAACTGCTGACCCTGCCGGAGACCCTGACGCCGGGTCTGAGCTTTGATACTCCGTCTGATTGA
- a CDS encoding Rpn family recombination-promoting nuclease/putative transposase, with product MIINYSHHDALFKKFLGEIDVARDFFNNHLPPSLRHQCHFNTLSLCSGSFIELNLRHHCSDMLYSVRTRRGKGYIYCLIEHQSSPQKMMAFRLMRYSLAAMQQHLDKGNKRLPVVVPLLFYHGVRKGYPYKNGWFDCFEDNELARQVYNHPFPVIDLTMIPDDEIKTHGRVAMLELVLKHIRIRDIGTLVEDLGTLINQWQPSFELRRSLFRYILQAGKTFDSQLLINKLKEQAPLFLEKEEMMTIAQQLKDEGRLEGKREGKREGKREGKREGKREGKREGKQEVARQLLLRGVNRIMIKEVTGLSDDELKLVSD from the coding sequence ATGATAATAAATTATTCTCATCATGATGCTTTATTCAAGAAGTTTCTCGGCGAAATCGACGTCGCCCGAGATTTTTTTAATAATCATTTGCCGCCCTCTTTACGTCACCAGTGTCATTTCAATACACTCTCATTGTGTTCAGGCTCTTTTATAGAACTCAATCTGCGTCATCACTGCTCGGATATGTTGTATTCGGTGCGGACCCGGCGAGGCAAGGGTTATATCTATTGTTTGATTGAACACCAGAGCAGCCCGCAGAAAATGATGGCCTTTCGTTTGATGCGTTACAGCCTGGCGGCCATGCAGCAGCATCTGGACAAAGGCAATAAACGGCTGCCGGTAGTGGTACCTCTACTGTTTTATCATGGGGTCCGAAAAGGTTATCCCTACAAAAACGGCTGGTTTGATTGTTTTGAGGATAATGAATTAGCCCGGCAGGTATACAACCACCCCTTTCCGGTAATCGATCTCACCATGATACCGGATGATGAAATTAAGACTCATGGCCGGGTTGCCATGCTGGAATTGGTGCTTAAACATATCCGTATCCGGGATATAGGGACGTTGGTGGAGGATCTCGGCACCCTGATAAACCAGTGGCAACCGTCCTTTGAGCTGCGTAGAAGCCTGTTTCGCTATATCTTGCAGGCAGGGAAAACTTTTGATAGTCAGTTATTAATTAATAAATTAAAGGAACAAGCGCCGCTTTTTTTGGAGAAAGAAGAAATGATGACCATAGCGCAGCAATTGAAAGATGAGGGTAGGTTGGAAGGCAAAAGAGAAGGCAAAAGAGAAGGCAAAAGAGAAGGCAAAAGAGAAGGCAAAAGAGAAGGCAAAAGAGAAGGGAAACAGGAGGTGGCACGACAGCTCTTATTGCGCGGCGTGAACCGCATCATGATCAAAGAAGTGACCGGCCTTTCGGATGACGAACTGAAGCTGGTGTCAGACTGA